The Roseofilum reptotaenium CS-1145 genome includes the window CCGCCTTCCGTCTAGAAATTAGGATTTGGGTGAGTCCGAAGGGTTTGCTTCTGAAGTGAAGTCAACCTCTGATTCTGACTCACTGTTCATTTCTGCTTTAAATCCACGAATGGTTTTGCCCATAGCTCTACCCATTTCGGGGATTTTTTTAGGCCCAAAAATGAGCAGAGCAACCACAGCAATAATGCCAATTTCTGGTAATCCGAGACCAAACATAGGGGTTTCCTGAGCTATAGAGTGAAGGGTTGCTGCTGCCTACCCTAGGGAGAGGGTTTTGGCGAGATCAAGCAACCTGGTATACTGATATGCTTAAAGGTTAGCATCCTTTGGAAGTCCCTTGCTGATGTCTTGAATGGGTGAAGGTCTGGTTATGTCACGAGTGGTATTGAGAGAGCAACAACATCCCCTAATTCGGCAGTTAGCCGATACTCTAGAGCAGGTTTGGAAAACTTATCTAGACCTGGAACCCTATGATTTGCCTGGAGAGTTAGGTTATGTGGAGGGACGACTAGAGGGGGAGAAGCTAACAATTGAAAATAAATGTTATCAAACGCCTCAGTTTCGGAAGATTCATCTGGAGTTGGCAAAGCTCGGCAAGGGTTTGGATATTCTCCATTGTGTGATGTTTCCGCGACCGAATTATAATTTGCCCATGTTTGGTTGCGATCTAGTGGCGGGTAAGGGACAGATTAGTGCAGCGATCGCCGATTTGTCTCCAGTGAATCCTAACCGCACCTTGCCAGAGTCCTATTATCGAGCGCTGCAATCTTTACCTAAACCAGAATTTGCCCAATATCGCCAACTCCCCCCTTGGGCGGATATTTTTTCCGAGTTTTGTTTGTTTATTCGCCCAGAAAATGAAGCGGAAGAAGTTCATTTTGTCGAACGGGTAGAGGCATTTATGAAAATTCATTGTGCCCAAGCCGCAGCCGCGCAACCCGTTTCCGCCGGAGAACAGAAGACAATTTTGGCCGGTCAACGCTATTACTGTACCCAACAACAACAAAATGATAAGACTCGCCGAGTCTTAGAAAAGGCATTTGGCCGCGAATGGGCAGATAATTATATGAATAAGGTGCTCTTTGATTACGTTGAAAACCCGGAAGACTGTGTGGTTTAACCTACTTTAATTCAGGCGATAATGGAGACTTGAGATAAGCTTGGATTGCCTGAAGTTCAGTCTCGGTGGGCGCGCTACGGCGATGGACTTCCTTGAGGAATCGTAAGCTTTCCCAGAGTTCAAGACCTTGGTGGCGACACAGATAAGCAAGACAGACCGTAGGCGATCGCTCTATACCCGCAAAGCAATGGATATAAAGAGATTTTCCTTCCTCTAGGGTTTGGTGAACCAGCTTAACCGCTTCGGCTAAGTCTTCAGGTTTCAATGGTTCTTGATAGTGACTATCGGGCAGAGGATAGCACAGACACTGAAATTGGCTCTTAAATTCAGGTTGGATTGCCCCTTCTGCCTCTGGACAGAGGGAGAGAATGGTTTCAATCTGTTCTTCCTGTAGACGGGCATAATGGTTTTTATGGATTGGCAGGGGGCCGATCGCCAATTTCCGAGGTAAAACCCAATGGCAACAAAATCGATCTTTACGGTTTGAAGATTGCCCTGGGGACTTTTGAGTTAATTTCTTCCAGAATGAAATCACGATAATCAGGAACGATTCAGATCATTAGTATAATCAAGGCGAGGTAAGAAACCTCCGGAATTTCAGTTGCTAAAGGTGATGTAGTAATCGTCAACCACCAGAAGGTGTTGAGTGTTAAACTATATCTCCAATAGTATAGAGTTGAATTTTAAAAAAAGCATATATGGCTAAATTGATAATGGCAAAGGCGATCGCTCAAGAACCCAAACGATTAAGTCCCTTAAAAACAAAGCAGAGAAAAAACATATGGGTAACATGGATACGATCTTCTGGGGCGATCGCCTTGGCGGGTTGTCTGACCTGGGGTAGCTTCCCCACCCTTGTTTTAGCTCAAAGTCCAGTTGCCCCCGTCCCCACTTCCTTACCCGTAGATGAAGGCTATACCCTCGGAGCAGGCGATCGGCTAAAAGTTGATATCTTTAACGTTCCTGAATATAGCGGCGAATTTTTGATTTTATCCGATGGCTCCCTCAATTTACCCGTTGTAGGTGCAGTGCAAGTTCAGGGGCTAACCTTTCCTCAAGCATCGGATAAAATAGCGACCGTTATGTCTCGCTATCTGCGGAACCCCATTGTTACCCTCAGCTTAATCAGTGTACGTCCTGTGAAAGTGGGCATAGCTGGAGAAGTCTATAGTCCTGGCGTATACTCCATGTCCTTAAATGGGAATGAAGAAGTTGCTTTACCAACCGTCACTCGTGTAATTGATTTAGCTGGAGGAATTACCCAAGCAGCGGATATCCGAAGGATTCAAATCCGTCGCTCTCGTTCCAGTCAACAAGACAGCGATCAGATCATTACGGTAGATTTATGGAGATTATTACAAACTGCCGATCTAAGTCAAGACCTCTTATTAAGAGATGGCGATAGTCTCTTTATTCCGACTGCCACAGATGTAGATTTACAAGAAAGTAGTATTTTAGCGAATGCCAGCTTTGCTGGTGCAGACTCAGGCCCTTTAAAAATTGCAGTCGTCGGTGAAGTAAATCGACCGGGCCCCTATACCATCAACAATAACTCAGAAGAAAATGATGTTACCGTGACTGCTGCCATTCAATCAGCCGGGGGCATCACAGAACAAGCTGATATTCGCAATATTCAAGTGCGGCGGTTAACCAAATCGGGAAAAGAGCAAATTGTTGATGTTGATTTGTGGAAACTCCTTCAAGAAGGCGATTTACGCCAGGATATGCCTCTCCAAGAAGGGGATACCATTGTTATTGGCACGGCCACTGAACTGAGTCCAGATGAAGCCACAGAACTAGCTTCAACCAGCTTTTCCCCAGCAGTGATTAACGTTAATATTGTGGGAGAAGTTATCAGACCGGGTAGAGTAGAAGTACTCCCGAATACCCCCTTAGCCCAGGCTTTATTAGCGGCAGGAGGATTTAATAACAATGCCAGAGAACGTTCAGTGGAATTGATCCGCCTGAATCCCAATGGGACGGTCACCAAGCGAGAAGTCTCCATTGACTTTAGCCGAGCGCTAGACGAAGGGAATAATCCAGCCTTGCGTAATAACGATACAATCGTTGTATCCCCATCCCGTGTAGCTGAATTGGGCAATGCTGTAAGTCCAGTCTTTAATGTCTTAGGAACCGTAGGCGGAATCTTTACGATTCCCAGAACGGTGTATCGTTTATTTGATGATTTGTTTTAATTGATAAAATCATGCTCCTCAGCCATCAGTTTTACTGTTACACTGCTGTCAATTGAGAGGTTTTGAATCCATGCAAGCTGGTACTCCCCCTAAATCTAATCAAAACGGCAATGGCCACAATGGCAATGGCCATAATGGCAATGGTCACAACGGATATAAGCCCTATCCAGTTGCCATTCCTGCTCTTCCCCAGGCATCGGAGACGGAGGAATTTGATCCGAAACAGTTGTTGGTCATTGCTCGTAGACGTTGGCTGGCGCTGGCTGGAGTGGCGATCGCCGTCACCGGAGCTATTTGGGGCTGGACGCTCACCCGTACCCCGGTTTATCAATCGAATTTTCGCATGTTGGTTGAGCCAATTTCAGAAGATGATAACTCTAAGGAATTGTTACGATTAGGGTTGGGGCCGAGCTTTGATTATGCAACTCAAATTGAAGTGTTGCGATCTCCAACTCTTCTCGAACCCCTGGTGCGAGATATGCAACAAACCTATCCTGATATGACCTATGGGGAATTGGTCAGTAATTTGACGATTCAACAGGCGATCGGTGACCAAGAGCGATACACCAAGATCTTAAATATTTCCTTCCAAAGCTCTGATCCCCAAAAGACAAAAAACGTTTTAGATACTTTACTCCAAGGATATTCCCTGTATGGTATCCAACTGCGCCAATTGAGTATCCAACGAGTCGTGCAATTTGTAGAAGAACAACTGCCAGTCATCCGAGAGCAAGTTAACTCATACCAAGCAGAATTAGAAGCCTTCCGAGAACAACATAGCGTTATTGACCCAGAATTTAGAGGGAATGACATCTCTCGCTTACTCACCGATATTAACAAGCAGCAAAAAGACTCACAAGCCCAACTAGCAGAACTCCAATCTCTCTATGTCGTCTTACAAAGACAATTAGGGGCTTCTCCAGAACAAGCCTTAGCAGGAGCTGCTCTCAGTCAATCCTCTCGATACCAACAACTGCTCAATCAACTACTAGAAATAGAAACCGAAATTGCCGAAGAATCTGTTCGTTTTCAACCGGATAGTCCCAATATTAAAGCCCTCTTAGAGCAACGACAAAATCTGTTACCCCTAATTGATCGAGAAGCTCAACGGGTCGTGGGCGATCAACCGATCCCCAGCAATGGCGGGCAATTGACTCCTATTTCCGTCGGCTTGAGTACACAATTGGTAGACACAACCAATCAAATTCAGGTGCTACAAGTTCGCTTGTCTGCGTTAGCACAAGTTGAAAATCGACTCAAAGAAGAATTTTCAATTATTCCCGGTTTGGCTAGAGAATATACTGATATTCAACTGAAACTAGAAGTCGCGACCCAAAGCCTAGCCCGACTACTCGAAACTCGACAAACCCTACAATTAGAGGCAGCCCAAAAATCTGTATCTTGGGAAGTTCTTTCTGAACCCTTCCAACCGGGAGCGCCTATCTCCCCCAATGTTCCCCGCAATTTAGTCTTAGGCCTGTTCGCTGGAACCTTAATGGGATTAGGTGCGGCCTTACTGGCTGAACAACTCGATAATGCCTTCCACTCCACCAACGACCTCAAAGATTTGACTGGTTTACCCCTATTGGGGATTATTCCCTTTAAACGGGGCTTGAAACCCATTAGTGCCCCAGAAAGCATGAGAGCTAAAGTGGCCGCCGGTTCCGACCATGAACCTACTCCAGAGCAAGCGCCAAAACGTCCTCTTAATCTCAGTTTAGGCTCTAAGGGCACTTACTATAACTCGTCTCCCTTCTTAGAGTCCTTCCGTTCCTTATACACCAATATTCGCTTTCTCAGTTCGGATACTCCTATCCGTTCCCTAGTCATTAGCTCCTGTTTACCCATGGAAGGGAAATCCACTGTATCGGTCAATTTAGCTCGGTCAGCCGCTGCCATGGGTCAACGGGTACTACTCGTTGATGCGGACTTACGCCATCCTATTCTTCATACCCGCTTAGGGCTACCTAATTTGCGGGGCTTAAGCAATATTATTACCAGTGAAATTGACCCCCGTGACGTAATTCATGCCGTTGAAGATCATTTTTATATCCTTACATCAGGTCAAGTCCCTCCCGATCCGATCAAGCTATTGTCTTCTCGCAAAATGCAGCATCTGATCGAACAATTCCAAACGGAATATGATTTAGTTATTTATGATACTCCTCCCAGCTTTGGATTAGCGGATGGTAGTCTCCTTGCCAAGCGTTCAGATGGTATTCTGTTAGTCGTTGCCCTAGGAAAAACAGGACGTTCTGAACTCAACCAAGTCTTAGATAACCTGAAAATGTCCTATGTATCGGTGCTTGGCATTATCGCTAATGGTGTTAAAGGGTTTGGTTCGGGTGTAGATTACTATTATCGCAACTATATGCCCAACGAAGACCAAGTGATTTAAGATTGATTGAGATGGATAAGACATCAACCCTCAATAAACTTGTTGGTTGATGTTTGGGAAGGTTGGACTTTAGAGAGAAACCTAAAACTCTTTGAATTTCACGAGCTTTCCCCTATTGAGTTTCAGTTGCCATTCTGGATTAACCGTTAAAACCTCTCCATATTGTTGGGCAATGCGTTCTGGGGTAAAGTGAGTTTCGAGATAACGACGACCTTGACAACCCATAAACTCAGCTTTTTCTCGATTAGCCGCTAGTTCTCGAATGAACTGGGCCAATCCTTGAGAATCTCCATTGTCAAATGCTTGTCCAAAATTGACTTCTGATAACATTTGACGCAGATAGGAATGGGGTTCACAAATCGCGGCTACTGGGCGGCCAGCAGCTAGAATTCCATAGAGTTTACTGGGAGCCACTAAGCCTTCCATACCTGGACTAATGCTAACTAAAGATAGGTCACAGGCAGTCAGAGAGTAGGGTAAGCATTCTTTATCTTGATAGGGTAAGAAAGTAATCTGATTTAAGCCCAAAATCCTGGCTTGCTCCTGACAGGCTTGATATTTAGCACCATTGCCAATAAATACAAATTGGATGGGTTCATCTTTGAGGTGTTGCGCTGTAGAAATAATGGTATCTATATCATGGCAGCGTCCCATATTTCCTGAGTAGAGAACACAGAACTTTTTGACTAGGTTATGTTGATGGGCAAACCAATTTTCTTCTTTAGGGATAGGGGCAATATGATGGGGGTCTGCCCAACTGTGAATCACAGCTACACGCTCGGCAATATCTGGACATTGGGCAAGCACTCGGTTTTTCATGCTTGGACTGAGAACAATCACTGATTTAGCTCTGCGCCAAACTAAACGATTGACCTGATTCCAAAGACGGACTAATTTATGGGTTCTGGAAACTACTTTGAGTTCTACAGCTACATCTGGATAGAGATCATAAATGAGGCAAACATAGGGAACACCAAAACAGAGGTTAGCTAAATATCCTAATAGAGGTAAGAAGGGTGGGGCAGTCGTTACTAATAAGATATCTCCGCGACTGGCTGTTTTTAGTAAGTGGAGTCCAGCCCGTAGACAGAAAATAATCCCATTGATCGCTTTTCCTCGGATGCGTTGTGATAAAATTCGGGTAGTACGCGATCGCCGAACGGATAAATGCTCATCTTCTTCTAACGTCGGTGCGTCCTCTTGACCAAAGGCATATCCTGGCTGTCCAGTAAAAATATGAACTTTCATTCCCTGGCGACCCAGTTGATGAGCTAGTTCTTCAATCAGTTGACCCGTAGCTGCATAATCCGGGGGATAATACTGAGTTAATATGGACAACCTTGTTGAATAGGATGCCTTTTTACCATTTTGGCTCGTATTGATTACGCTTAGATTCTGAGTAAAAGAGCGATACAATTTAGAATCCTCCTCAACAAGGATAAGGTTTAAATCTCTTTGCTTGGGTTGCTTTGTGTGGGCTATGGTAGACTTCACACTGTCTTTTCCCAATTCCAGTTAAAAGCGCTCGATTTAGGATAATTTATTTAATACAGGATGGCAACTGATTGCCAAGTTGTAGATGTTGGCAAATGAGAGTTGCAACAGCTTGGTTACCTTGTTCATTGAGATGTACGCTATCCCGAAACAGGCTATTAATGGCTGATGGCGTTAAGGTAGACCAAGCTTCATAGACATCAATGACAGGAATACTTTGTGAGTTTAAAAGAGAAAAAAATTCTTGCTGGTAAGGTGGAGTTTTAGGTGTGGGGAGTAGATTAAAGCGGTTGGGAGTAAATAGCACCATAACAGGAATATTTTGTGCGCGAATAAACCGAACCATTTCCTGAAAAAACTTCATATTTTCAGCAAACTGTTCTTGGGGTTGAAGTTGTAATTTAGGAATTTCTGAACTGGGTGTATTTAAGGGGATATAACCGGTGATTCTGGGCCAAGCATACCGACTCCAAGCCTCTGAAATCGCCAACGGAGGAGGGCGATCCGGAAAGTAAATTGAACCGACCGTATCACTGGTACTCGTGGGTTGAACTAAATCATGGACTCCAATTTGTAAAATCACCAAATCACTGTCAAAAAGACCAAATTTTTGCAAATATCCCCATTGATTCCCCAATCCCCAAGATCCAGAGGAAGCATTAAGAACTTCCAGGGAATATCCAGATGTCTCTAGTTTCTCTTTAAGCTGTTCAGAAATTATTTCTGATTGATCGATAGGATTGCCACCATTTAAAACAGAATCACCAACCATCAAAATTCTTAGGGTTTCTGGGGGCGTTTCCAGATTGATCGGATCGGATCGTTGAGAATATTGATTATAAATAATAGTTTTACCAAACCGCCATAAGTTCTGATTGGGTTGAAAACGGTATCCTGTTTGACTATCAGCTTGCACGAGAGCTGGTTTTCCTAAGCCTAAACCCAGCCGAAGAATCGTTTCAGTTATGAGGAAAATAGCTAAAATGGCTAGAGGAATTCGATAGGATTTTTTGGAGTTTAAGAGGTGGAAAATTTTCATAAAAAGCAAAATTTATGATCGGATTGATTCAGTCTTCTACATCAATCGATTTTATAGCTTATTTTTGGCAGATCCAAATCACAGTACTGTTGAATAAGTTACCGAAGATAGGAAAGGGGGAAAACATTTTCTTTTCAAGGGTAAGTCTATTTTTAAGCAAGGATTCTAAGTCCCGATAATCAAACCCTTTGTGGGCGCGATAGGAGAATTTTTGGGCATGGGATGAGGGGAAGCTTTTGCAATCCCAAAGAATAGCAGCCGAAAAGAGTTCCTGGGGCGTGTATCGCTCATACCCATACCCACCTTTTAGGTTCGCCAGATAGCGTCCCGTTTGTTTAACAAATAGGGAAGGTCCAACTTCAATAGGAACTGAAATTACGATTTTGGCGTTGGGTTTACACAGGGGTAAAATCGTGTTGAGAATAGCCGAAGGATCGGGGACATGCTCTAAGGTTTCAGTGCAGAACACCAGATCTAGACTTTGAGGAAGAATGAGGCTATTGGTTTCTGAGGGTAGCCCTAATTTGAATCCAGGAATATCCCTTAAAGTTTCTTGAGAAGCGGTGAGCATATCGGCAGAAATATCAATGCCAAAACCTGATTGAATGAATCCTTGCTCATAGGCCGATCGCAGCAACCATCCATCGCCACATCCGTAATCTAGGGCACAGGGATACTTTTGATTTCCCAGCGCATTAAGAACAGCTTGAAAGCGGGATTTATGAGCAACACGAGTGAGGGTATTTCCTTTTTCTAGAAGGCGTTCTGAATAGGACATAAAATAAGGTGAGTTAGGTTAGAGGAACTGGAGTGGGAGTGAGTTTTAAGTTTAAGTTAGTTTATCATAAGAGATACTATCAACCGGGTATCAAGTGATTCGCAAACCAATAGCAGCATGATACAAATTTACGGGCACTCAAGGTTAGTCTACATTAGAGTTAGGCGTTATTCCTGATTTTCTGGATAACCTATTGGGGTCAGTAGTAAGGTTTCGTTTCATAAGGACAATATGATTAACCAATGTTTAGAGTCCGATCGCCTCTTTATGGACAACTGGAATCCGGATCGGGATGCCCTAGAAGCCTTTGAGAGCTATAGTGATCCGGCCATGATTTGGCAATTACGCCGAACCTGTTGGGGCAAGGTCTATGCCACAGAAGCAGCTAAAATCATCGTTAACTATAGCTTTAATATCCTCAATCTGGCTACTCTCTATGCCACGATCCATCCCGAAAACCATCGTTCTGTTGCCGTTACCCAACGGTTAGGAATGACCAATTTAGGATTATGCGATCGCTACTACAATTGCCAACTCCTGCTCTTTGCACTTCAGAAACCCTAAGCTTACCCTATTCCAGCACCATGTCTGAATCCATCACCGATCGCATCCAACCTCCTCTAGAACATATCCCCCCGCAATTCAACCCTCTCATCCTCAAAGGAATACAACTGATTCTGCCCTTGTGGTTACGCACCCAATGTAAAATCAGTCAAATTAACACCCAGAACACCGTTACCTTAGCCCAGCTCTATCATCAATTTCAGCAACAGCAGATCCGTCTCATCCTAGCCTTTCGCCATCCCAGTACCTACGACCCCTATTCCATGGCCCATTTACTCTGGAGAGCCGTACCCCAAGCCGCCAAACAGCATAAAATACCCCTAAAATACCCCGTTCATACTCACTTCATGTATGATCGCGGCATTCCCATTTGGGCCGGCAAATTCGTCAGTACCCTCTTTTCCCAACTTGGAGGGACATCCATCCAGCGTGGAAAACTCGACCGCGAAGGCTTAAAATGTGCCCGCTCCTTACTCTTCGATGGTCGTTTTCCCCTCACCTTAGCTCCAGAAGGAGGCGTTAACGACCACAGCGAACTCATCAGCCCCTTAGAACCGGGAGTTGCCCAACTCGGATTTTGGTGTGTAGAAGATTTACAAAAAGCCAATCGCCCCGAAAAAGTAGCCATTCTTCCCATTGGCATTCGTTACTCTTTCACCCAACCGCCATGGGAACAATTGGATCGGCTTTTAAATGAACTCGAACAAGATTTAGGCTTATCCCCCTTTACCAGCAATTCCTCAGATGATGTAACCCAATCCCGTTACCCTCGACTGCTGAGAGTTGGTCAAAGTTTACTCTCCTTAATGGAATCCTTTTACCGCCAATTTTATGATGTCAAATTTGAAGAATTACCAGACTTAGAAGATCCCAATCAAAACCTTTCACAACGCCTAAACCGACTCCTCGAAAATGCCCTTCAGGTCTCTGAACGTTACTTCAAAACCCAACCCAAAGGATCATTTATCGATCGGTGTCGGCGCTTAGAACAAGCGGGTTGGGAGCGTATTTATCGCTCAGACATTGACCGTTTGTCAGCGGTTGAATGTGGGTTAGGTAATTGGGTCGCCGAAGAAGCCAGTTTACGCATGGGCCATATGCGAATGGTGGAGCGCGTTTGTGCGGTGACCGGCAAATATGTGCGAGAAAAACCGACTGCTGAACGATTTGCCGAAACGTTATTAATTTTGTGGAAAGTGATTACCTGGATTAAAATAGGAAAAGTTGATGGTCACCCCAATTTAGGGAGGTTAGAAACAACTTTAACTGTGGGGGAACCCCTATGGGTTGATGACCGATGGACAGAGTACAGAAATAGCCGTCGCCAAGCCGTTTCCGGCTTAACGCAAGAGCTGCAAGTTGCCTTAGAGAAATTAATGATTTCCTAATGTGAATGCGTACCTCAAGATACTTTATGGTATTGCTCTATATAATCTCCTTTGCTATACTCCCTAGCAACATTTAGGTTATATAAACTGTAAACAACAATGACTGTTCAAGGCAAACATTTCAGATTTTCAGCAGGTGATAAACTCCATTTAGTCCATTCAATCCCATCCGAGAACTCAGAAGTCGAGTATTTTGACTACTTTGCCTATGGGTCATGCATGTGTCCTGTAGATCTTCAGCGCACCCTGGGAGAACCAACCTATCCCTATGTTATTGGTCAAGCTACGTTGCGCGGATATCGACTTGGGTTTTATCGTCGTTCCTTAAAACGTAATTGTGGCGCTCTCGATGTGGTTCCGGATACGGACAAATCAGTGGAAGGGGTACTTTATCGATTGCCTTTGCGCTTCAGTGAGTTACTCGATATTCGCGAAGAAATTCCCCGCAATGGATATCGCCATGAAACAGTAGAAGTTTATTGTCAAGATAAGCTTTATAAAGATGTGCGTACCTATGTGGTGGTAGATAAATTGCCAAAAGAATTAGCGCCAAATGATTGGTATTTTAATGTAGTGATGCGTGGTGCAGTTACTTGTGGATTGCCGGAACAGTATTGTTGGGATTTATTTAATCATATGCATCACCTGCAAGAAAGTCAATTGCGGCGATCGGCATAAAGAAATGGGGATGGGGAGACATGGGGATTGAGATGATTGTAAGGACGAAAAATTTTTCGCTCCTACAGAATCATGCCTAACATATTTCCTCTTTAGCCTTCTTATCACCCCTTGAGTCCTATTACCTGTACTTGTCTGGTGGTAAACTTTATTAGTCAATCGAGATTAAATTAATGAAGTATCATCCATTAGGTCATAGCAATTTATCTGTATCTGAATTGTGCTTGGGAACGATGACCTTTGCGAGTCAAACCACCATACAGGAAGCTCATCAGCAATTAAATTATGCTGTTTCTCAAGGAATTAATTTTATTGATACGGCTGAACTCTATCCACTGCCGGGTAATGCTGAAACTCAGGGGAACAGTGAGAGTGCGATTGGTCAGTGGTTAGTTAACCAACCTAGAGATCAATTAATTATTGCTTCTAAAGTAGCAGGAGCTGGGCCGCGATTTCCCTGGATTCGTGGCAAAAATCGCCGGGTCGATCGTACTAATATTGAACAAGCTATTAATGAAAGTCTCCGCCGCTTACAAACAGATTATATTGATTTATGCTATATTCATTGGCCCGATCGCTATGTCCCAGTATTTGGGGAAATCTATTATAACCCTTCCCATGAACGAGAAACGGTTCCGATTGCGGAACAGCTAGAAGTATTCAGCGATTTAGTAAAAGCTGGTAAAATTCGTTATGTGGGATTATCCAATGAAACCCCTTGGGGAGTTTGTGAATTTTGTCGTGTTGCCAAAGAATTGAAGTTGCCGAAAGTTGTTGCTATTCAAAATGCCTATAATTTAACTAATCGTATTTTTGAAATACATTTATCGGAAAGTTGTCGCTTTCATAAACTGGGATTATTCGCGTATAGCCCGTTGGCTTTTGGTCATCTGACTGGAAAATATATGCAGACAATTCCCCCAAAATCAAGATTAAAATTATTTCCTGGATTTGATCAAAGATATCAGAAGCCAAATTTTGAAAAAGCTGTATCTGCTTACGTTAAGATCGCTCAAAAGTTTGCCTTAACTCCCTTGCAAATGGCTCTAGCCTTTGTTCGTTCGCGTTGGTTTGTAACCAGTACCATTATTGGATGTTCTAGCCTGGAGCAATTGCAAGAAAATATTAATACCATCGAAATTCAAATATCTCAAGAAATTATTGCAGAAATTAATGCAGTTCATTCTATTTGTCCTAATCCCACCCCTTAAAGTCTATTTAGTTGTTGATAGTAATACTATGTTAGCTTTTAGTACATGTTCTACCACCAAGTATGTAGGGTGATTTCCCTTCTCCCAAAGCGAAGAAGGGGATGACAAAAGAGGGATATTTATTTCAGTTCAAAGCTGGTTCCGCGATAACAGCCTTGGAAAGAAGTGAGGGGAATTTGAGTCCGGTTTTGTAATTGAGCGACTAAGGATTGACTATTGGCAGTGGCGGAAGCTTCACCCCAATTGTAGTGAATCATGCCCAACATATTTCCAGTTTGGTGATAACTGTATTCTTCGATGGGAATGCCTTCTGCACCAACAATGGTTTGATCGTAATAGCCATTAATGATAATTTTCTCGATTTTCACCCCAGGAGCAGTGCTGAGATGCCATTGTACGGGTTCATAAGCAGAGAGGGCTAGGGTGATGGGCCGATCGCGTCTTTCAACCTGGATATCCACTTGTCCGGTAGGATGATAAGCTCCACTATGATCCCAATGAGCTTCATAGATACTAATTAAGTGTAATTCGCGATCGCCAACTTCATGAGCTACATAGCCCGAAAAATCACCGGTTCCTCCAATACCACAGCTATAACCTGGAGCAAAGGTGGTGCGGGTAACCGTTTGACTCAGTTGCTCTTGTAGTCTGGGTTTGACCCACGTCCAAGCGGCAAATCCAAGTCCAGCGATGAGTACGATTCCGACACCCACAGGAAGAACAGTTTTCAGTAAACGTCCTGCGTCTGATTCACTCCACTGATTGAACGTTTGTTTGACCGTATCTGCGGTATCTTGAATCGAGTTAGTATTACC containing:
- the tatA gene encoding twin-arginine translocase TatA/TatE family subunit, encoding MFGLGLPEIGIIAVVALLIFGPKKIPEMGRAMGKTIRGFKAEMNSESESEVDFTSEANPSDSPKS
- a CDS encoding phycocyanobilin:ferredoxin oxidoreductase, with amino-acid sequence MSRVVLREQQHPLIRQLADTLEQVWKTYLDLEPYDLPGELGYVEGRLEGEKLTIENKCYQTPQFRKIHLELAKLGKGLDILHCVMFPRPNYNLPMFGCDLVAGKGQISAAIADLSPVNPNRTLPESYYRALQSLPKPEFAQYRQLPPWADIFSEFCLFIRPENEAEEVHFVERVEAFMKIHCAQAAAAQPVSAGEQKTILAGQRYYCTQQQQNDKTRRVLEKAFGREWADNYMNKVLFDYVENPEDCVV
- a CDS encoding protein-tyrosine phosphatase family protein, producing MISFWKKLTQKSPGQSSNRKDRFCCHWVLPRKLAIGPLPIHKNHYARLQEEQIETILSLCPEAEGAIQPEFKSQFQCLCYPLPDSHYQEPLKPEDLAEAVKLVHQTLEEGKSLYIHCFAGIERSPTVCLAYLCRHQGLELWESLRFLKEVHRRSAPTETELQAIQAYLKSPLSPELK
- a CDS encoding SLBB domain-containing protein, which codes for MAKLIMAKAIAQEPKRLSPLKTKQRKNIWVTWIRSSGAIALAGCLTWGSFPTLVLAQSPVAPVPTSLPVDEGYTLGAGDRLKVDIFNVPEYSGEFLILSDGSLNLPVVGAVQVQGLTFPQASDKIATVMSRYLRNPIVTLSLISVRPVKVGIAGEVYSPGVYSMSLNGNEEVALPTVTRVIDLAGGITQAADIRRIQIRRSRSSQQDSDQIITVDLWRLLQTADLSQDLLLRDGDSLFIPTATDVDLQESSILANASFAGADSGPLKIAVVGEVNRPGPYTINNNSEENDVTVTAAIQSAGGITEQADIRNIQVRRLTKSGKEQIVDVDLWKLLQEGDLRQDMPLQEGDTIVIGTATELSPDEATELASTSFSPAVINVNIVGEVIRPGRVEVLPNTPLAQALLAAGGFNNNARERSVELIRLNPNGTVTKREVSIDFSRALDEGNNPALRNNDTIVVSPSRVAELGNAVSPVFNVLGTVGGIFTIPRTVYRLFDDLF
- a CDS encoding GumC family protein, coding for MQAGTPPKSNQNGNGHNGNGHNGNGHNGYKPYPVAIPALPQASETEEFDPKQLLVIARRRWLALAGVAIAVTGAIWGWTLTRTPVYQSNFRMLVEPISEDDNSKELLRLGLGPSFDYATQIEVLRSPTLLEPLVRDMQQTYPDMTYGELVSNLTIQQAIGDQERYTKILNISFQSSDPQKTKNVLDTLLQGYSLYGIQLRQLSIQRVVQFVEEQLPVIREQVNSYQAELEAFREQHSVIDPEFRGNDISRLLTDINKQQKDSQAQLAELQSLYVVLQRQLGASPEQALAGAALSQSSRYQQLLNQLLEIETEIAEESVRFQPDSPNIKALLEQRQNLLPLIDREAQRVVGDQPIPSNGGQLTPISVGLSTQLVDTTNQIQVLQVRLSALAQVENRLKEEFSIIPGLAREYTDIQLKLEVATQSLARLLETRQTLQLEAAQKSVSWEVLSEPFQPGAPISPNVPRNLVLGLFAGTLMGLGAALLAEQLDNAFHSTNDLKDLTGLPLLGIIPFKRGLKPISAPESMRAKVAAGSDHEPTPEQAPKRPLNLSLGSKGTYYNSSPFLESFRSLYTNIRFLSSDTPIRSLVISSCLPMEGKSTVSVNLARSAAAMGQRVLLVDADLRHPILHTRLGLPNLRGLSNIITSEIDPRDVIHAVEDHFYILTSGQVPPDPIKLLSSRKMQHLIEQFQTEYDLVIYDTPPSFGLADGSLLAKRSDGILLVVALGKTGRSELNQVLDNLKMSYVSVLGIIANGVKGFGSGVDYYYRNYMPNEDQVI